One stretch of Micromonospora cremea DNA includes these proteins:
- a CDS encoding IucA/IucC family protein yields the protein MTATAVPTQPSSAARSAADDPVGHLTPQLWARANRLLVRKALAEFTHERLITPVPVPGAGDDRRWYEVRSDDGTVTYRFAARVLALAHWQIDADSITRHRDGTPVPPDAVDLIVELRDSLGLSARVLPVYLEEITSTLAGTAYKLARPAPSAAELAEADFQTIETSMTEGHPCFVANNGRLGFGVDEYHRYAPEAAAPVRLEWLAAHRDHSTFSSAADLDYDTLIESELDPDTRARFAATMAGLGLDLADYHLIPAHPWQWWNKLAVTFAGELAERRLVHLGPGSDEHLAQQSIRTFFNVTAPGRHYVKTALSVLNMGFMRGLSAAYMAATPAINDWLADLIAGDEVLTGTGLTIIRERAAVGYRHRQYEAATDRTSPYRKMLAALWRESPVPGLAPGRRLTTMAALLHVDSAGGSLAAELIARSGLAPEVWLRRYLDAYLTPLLHSFYAHDLAFMPHGENVILVLDERDTVERVIFKDIAEEIAVMCAEVELPPAVERIRVEVPDDTKLLSIFTDVVDCFLRHLNAVLVEAGVLAEEVFWRTVVACAADYLDRVPHLAERARRYDLFAPEFALSCLNRLQLRDNQQMIDLADPSAALQFVGTLTNPLARYAPAR from the coding sequence GTGACCGCCACCGCCGTCCCCACCCAGCCGTCCTCCGCCGCCAGGTCGGCCGCCGACGACCCGGTCGGGCATCTCACCCCGCAGCTCTGGGCCCGGGCCAACCGGCTGCTGGTCCGCAAGGCGCTCGCCGAGTTCACCCACGAACGGCTGATCACCCCCGTGCCCGTGCCAGGCGCCGGCGACGACCGACGGTGGTACGAGGTGCGCAGCGACGACGGCACGGTCACGTACCGGTTCGCCGCGCGGGTGCTCGCGTTGGCGCACTGGCAGATCGACGCGGACAGCATCACCCGGCACCGCGACGGCACGCCGGTCCCACCCGACGCGGTGGACCTGATCGTCGAGCTGCGCGACTCCCTCGGGCTCTCCGCGCGGGTGCTTCCGGTTTACCTGGAGGAGATCACCTCCACCCTCGCCGGCACCGCGTACAAGCTGGCTCGGCCCGCGCCGAGCGCCGCCGAGCTGGCCGAGGCGGACTTTCAGACCATCGAGACGTCGATGACCGAGGGTCACCCCTGCTTCGTGGCCAACAACGGCCGGCTCGGCTTCGGCGTCGACGAGTACCACCGGTACGCCCCGGAGGCCGCCGCCCCGGTCCGGCTGGAATGGCTGGCCGCGCACCGCGACCACTCGACGTTCAGCAGCGCCGCCGACCTCGACTACGACACCCTGATCGAGAGCGAGTTGGACCCGGACACCCGGGCCCGGTTCGCCGCCACGATGGCCGGCCTCGGGCTGGACCTCGCCGACTACCACCTGATCCCGGCGCACCCGTGGCAGTGGTGGAACAAGCTGGCGGTCACCTTCGCCGGCGAGCTGGCCGAGCGCCGGCTCGTGCACCTCGGCCCCGGGTCCGACGAGCACCTCGCCCAGCAGTCCATCCGTACGTTCTTCAACGTGACCGCGCCGGGCCGGCACTACGTCAAGACCGCGCTTTCGGTGCTGAACATGGGCTTCATGCGCGGGCTGTCGGCCGCGTACATGGCGGCCACCCCGGCCATCAACGACTGGCTGGCCGACCTGATCGCGGGCGACGAGGTGCTGACCGGCACCGGGCTGACGATCATCCGGGAGCGGGCCGCGGTGGGCTACCGGCACCGGCAGTACGAGGCGGCCACCGACCGCACCTCGCCGTACCGGAAGATGCTGGCCGCGCTGTGGCGAGAGAGCCCGGTGCCCGGCCTGGCCCCGGGCCGACGGTTGACCACCATGGCCGCGCTGCTGCACGTGGACAGTGCCGGCGGCTCGCTGGCGGCGGAGCTGATCGCCCGGTCCGGGCTGGCGCCCGAGGTGTGGCTGCGCCGCTACCTGGACGCCTACCTGACCCCGCTGCTGCACAGCTTCTACGCCCACGATCTGGCCTTCATGCCGCACGGCGAGAACGTCATCCTGGTCCTCGACGAGCGGGACACCGTCGAGCGGGTGATCTTCAAGGACATCGCCGAGGAGATCGCGGTGATGTGCGCCGAGGTCGAGCTGCCGCCCGCGGTGGAGCGGATCCGGGTCGAGGTGCCCGACGACACCAAGCTGCTGAGCATCTTCACCGACGTGGTCGACTGCTTCCTGCGTCACCTCAACGCGGTGCTGGTCGAGGCCGGCGTGCTGGCCGAGGAGGTGTTCTGGCGCACGGTCGTGGCCTGCGCCGCCGACTACCTGGACCGGGTGCCGCACCTGGCCGAGCGGGCCCGCCGCTACGACCTGTTCGCCCCGGAGTTCGCGCTGTCCTGCCTCAACCGGCTGCAACTGCGCGACAACCAGCAGATGATCGACCTGGCCGACCCGTCGGCCGCCCTCCAGTTCGTCGGCACGCTGACCAATCCGCTGGCCCGCTACGCGCCGGCCCGGTGA
- a CDS encoding GNAT family N-acetyltransferase: MTVVFTRVDDRLGEFALRTLDPDADAALLHSWVTHPKAAFWLMQDADPAGVAEEYRRIAAHPHHDAYLGLCDGRPAFLAERYDPAHVELVGLYDAQPADVGMHFLCAPTDAPVHGFTRAVITTVMAWLFADPATRRVVVEPDVRNTAVHALNAAVGFEVVGAVAKSEKEALLSVCTRAQFHAAIDRAAADPAAATRTEGAPA, from the coding sequence GTGACCGTCGTCTTCACCCGCGTCGACGATCGGCTCGGTGAGTTCGCGCTGCGTACCCTCGACCCGGACGCCGACGCCGCGCTGCTGCACTCCTGGGTGACCCACCCGAAGGCGGCGTTCTGGTTGATGCAGGACGCCGACCCGGCCGGCGTGGCCGAGGAGTACCGGCGGATCGCCGCCCACCCGCACCACGACGCGTACCTCGGCCTGTGCGACGGGCGGCCCGCCTTCCTGGCCGAACGCTACGACCCGGCCCACGTCGAGCTGGTCGGCCTGTACGACGCCCAGCCCGCCGACGTGGGCATGCACTTCCTCTGCGCACCCACCGACGCCCCGGTGCACGGGTTCACCCGCGCGGTCATCACCACCGTCATGGCCTGGCTCTTCGCCGACCCGGCGACCCGCCGGGTGGTGGTCGAGCCGGACGTGCGCAACACCGCCGTGCACGCGCTGAACGCCGCCGTCGGCTTCGAGGTCGTCGGCGCCGTCGCCAAGTCCGAGAAGGAGGCGCTGTTGAGCGTCTGCACCCGGGCCCAGTTCCACGCCGCCATCGACCGCGCCGCCGCCGACCCCGCCGCCGCCACCCGAACCGAAGGAGCCCCGGCGTGA
- a CDS encoding lysine N(6)-hydroxylase/L-ornithine N(5)-oxygenase family protein translates to MSTHDFIAIGLGPYNLGLACLTAPIDELDGVFLEARPSLAWHPGMLLESARLQTPFIADLVSLADPTSPYSFLNYLKEIGRLYPFYIRESFYPLRSEYDAYCRWAAAKLPNLRFGQTVTAVEYDPVDERYVVRVNTAAGETVEYRARHLVLGTGIPPHLPPAVAGLPGDAVHNSRYLEHRDALRTKRSITVVGSGQSAAEIYYDLLGDLDRYGYQLNWVTRSPRFFPLEYTKLTLEMTSPDYVDYFHALPEATRYRLESEQKGLFKGINADLINDIYDLLYAHSVDGPVNTRLLTNTELTSADHHDGAYTLGLRQVEQERDFDLRTEGLVLATGYHYRVPEFLTPVRDRIRWDAHGRFDVARNYSIDHSGRGIFLQNAGTHTHSITSPDLGMGAYRNSWVIRELLGREHYPIEKSITFQEFGAPAGVAS, encoded by the coding sequence ATGTCCACCCACGACTTCATCGCCATCGGGCTGGGCCCGTACAACCTGGGCCTGGCCTGCCTCACCGCGCCGATCGACGAGCTGGACGGGGTGTTCCTGGAGGCCCGGCCGAGCCTGGCCTGGCACCCCGGCATGCTGCTGGAGTCGGCCCGGTTGCAGACCCCGTTCATCGCCGATCTGGTCAGCCTCGCGGACCCGACCTCGCCGTACTCCTTCCTCAACTACCTGAAGGAGATCGGCCGGCTCTACCCGTTCTACATCCGGGAGAGCTTCTACCCGCTGCGCAGCGAGTACGACGCCTACTGCCGGTGGGCGGCGGCGAAGCTGCCGAACCTGCGCTTCGGCCAGACGGTCACCGCCGTGGAGTACGACCCCGTCGACGAGCGGTACGTGGTGCGAGTCAACACCGCCGCGGGGGAGACGGTGGAATACCGTGCCCGGCACCTGGTGCTCGGCACCGGCATCCCACCGCACCTGCCGCCCGCGGTCGCCGGGTTGCCCGGGGACGCGGTGCACAACTCGCGCTACCTGGAGCACCGGGACGCGCTGCGCACCAAGCGCAGCATCACCGTGGTGGGCAGCGGGCAGAGCGCCGCCGAGATCTACTACGACCTGCTCGGCGACCTCGACCGGTACGGCTACCAGCTGAACTGGGTCACCCGCTCGCCGCGGTTCTTCCCGCTCGAATACACCAAGCTCACCCTGGAGATGACCTCACCGGACTACGTGGACTATTTCCACGCGCTGCCCGAGGCGACCCGCTACCGGCTGGAGTCCGAGCAGAAGGGCCTGTTCAAGGGGATCAACGCCGACCTGATCAACGACATCTACGACCTGCTCTACGCGCACAGCGTCGACGGTCCGGTGAACACCCGGCTGCTCACCAACACCGAGCTGACCAGCGCCGACCACCATGACGGGGCGTACACGCTGGGGTTGCGCCAGGTGGAGCAGGAGCGCGACTTCGACCTGCGGACCGAGGGCCTGGTGCTGGCGACCGGCTACCACTACCGGGTGCCGGAATTCCTCACGCCGGTGCGCGACCGGATCCGCTGGGACGCGCACGGCCGGTTCGACGTGGCCCGCAACTACAGCATCGACCACAGCGGCCGGGGCATCTTCCTGCAGAACGCGGGCACCCACACGCACAGCATCACCTCACCGGACCTGGGCATGGGCGCGTACCGCAACTCGTGGGTCATCCGGGAGCTGCTCGGCCGGGAGCACTACCCGATCGAGAAGAGCATCACCTTCCAGGAGTTCGGCGCGCCCGCCGGGGTGGCGTCGTGA
- a CDS encoding pyridoxal phosphate-dependent decarboxylase family protein produces the protein MTVPTYPVEIIAPPSAAAAARAHLLHGDSVEQYRRTLADGVDRVARRMAAVDRPGTGITPAELAPVVDRVDLDRPLGDANAALDELEDVYLRDAVWFHHPRYLAHLNCPVAIPALLGEAVLTAVNSSLDTWDQSAGATLIERRLIDWTAERIGLGPNADGVFTSGGSQSNLQALLLAREEACLAATTPAARADLLPRLRVLTSAAGHFSVQKSAKLLGLAPDAVIAVPTDPQRRIRPAAVRDEIARCRLAGLVVMAVAGTAGTTDFGSIDPIAELARVCASASVWLHVDAAYGCGLLVSPTRRHLLDGIERADSVTVDYHKSFFQPVSSSALLVRDRRVLRHATYHADYLNPARMVEQRIPNQVDKSMQTTRRFDALKLWLTLRVMGPDALGALFDEVVDRAADAWQLVSEDPRFEVVTRSELSTVVFRYLPTGPGRELADAANLHAREALAASGAAVVAGTRVDGRHFLKFTLLNPATTVDDVDHVLELIAAHAGRYVHEHTAADLTCHVG, from the coding sequence GTGACCGTGCCGACGTACCCCGTCGAGATCATCGCGCCGCCATCGGCGGCGGCCGCCGCGCGGGCCCACCTGCTGCACGGCGACTCGGTCGAGCAGTACCGGCGGACACTCGCCGACGGCGTCGATCGGGTCGCCCGCCGGATGGCCGCCGTGGACCGGCCCGGCACCGGGATCACCCCGGCCGAGCTGGCCCCCGTGGTCGACCGCGTCGACCTGGACCGTCCCTTGGGCGACGCCAACGCCGCGCTGGACGAGCTGGAGGACGTCTACCTGCGCGACGCCGTCTGGTTCCACCACCCCCGTTACCTCGCCCACCTCAACTGCCCGGTGGCCATCCCGGCGCTGCTCGGCGAGGCGGTGCTCACCGCGGTGAACTCCTCCCTGGACACCTGGGACCAGAGCGCCGGGGCCACCCTCATCGAACGGCGTCTGATCGACTGGACCGCCGAGCGGATCGGCCTCGGCCCGAACGCCGACGGCGTCTTCACCAGCGGAGGCAGTCAGTCCAACCTCCAGGCGCTGCTGCTGGCCCGGGAGGAGGCGTGCCTCGCCGCGACCACCCCGGCGGCCCGCGCCGACCTGCTGCCCCGGCTGCGCGTGCTCACCTCCGCGGCCGGTCACTTCAGCGTGCAGAAGTCGGCCAAGCTGCTCGGCCTGGCTCCGGACGCGGTGATCGCGGTGCCCACCGATCCGCAGCGACGGATCCGGCCCGCCGCCGTCCGTGACGAGATCGCCCGGTGCCGGCTGGCCGGGCTGGTGGTCATGGCGGTCGCCGGCACCGCCGGCACCACCGACTTCGGCTCCATCGACCCGATCGCCGAGCTGGCCCGGGTCTGCGCGTCGGCCAGCGTGTGGCTGCACGTGGACGCCGCGTACGGCTGCGGGCTGCTGGTCTCGCCGACCCGCCGGCACCTGCTCGACGGCATCGAACGGGCCGACTCGGTGACGGTGGACTACCACAAGTCGTTCTTCCAGCCGGTCAGCTCCAGCGCGCTGCTGGTCCGCGACCGGCGGGTGCTGCGGCACGCCACCTACCACGCCGACTACCTCAACCCGGCGCGGATGGTGGAGCAGCGGATCCCCAACCAGGTCGACAAGAGCATGCAGACCACCCGCCGCTTCGACGCGCTGAAGCTCTGGCTGACCCTGCGGGTGATGGGCCCGGACGCGCTCGGCGCGCTCTTCGACGAGGTGGTCGACCGGGCCGCCGACGCCTGGCAGCTGGTCAGCGAGGATCCCCGCTTCGAGGTGGTGACCCGTTCCGAGCTGAGCACGGTGGTCTTCCGCTACCTGCCCACCGGCCCGGGCCGGGAACTGGCCGACGCGGCCAACCTGCACGCCCGGGAGGCGCTGGCCGCCTCCGGCGCCGCAGTGGTCGCCGGGACCCGGGTGGACGGCCGGCACTTCCTGAAGTTCACCCTGCTGAACCCGGCCACGACCGTCGACGACGTCGACCACGTGCTCGAACTGATCGCCGCCCACGCCGGCCGGTACGTGCATGAGCACACCGCCGCCGACCTGACCTGCCACGTCGGCTGA
- a CDS encoding ABC transporter substrate-binding protein encodes MPDALSARRLSRRGLLAAGGVATLATLLAGCGKDDTAKPAASTGSGPWSFTDDRNQKVEAAARPTRVVAFTGVAAALIDFGLDKHLVGVFGETKRADGTAEPQAGDLNIEAVEILGNVWGEFSLEKYAALRPELLVTHMYDPDALWYVPDESKAKILPLAPSVAITTARVPMTKPIERYAALAESLGADLSAKKVTDAKARFEAGAEAVRQAVKANPGIKVMACSGSPDLFYVSNPRVSTDLMYFAELGVDIVVPTKLEAGDYFEALSWENAGKFPADLILLDNRSTALQPKDLTAKPTWQQLPAVKANQVTPWDTVPRFSYAGSAPLLENLATAIRNAKKVS; translated from the coding sequence ATGCCCGATGCCCTGTCCGCCCGTCGCCTCTCCCGTCGCGGCCTGCTGGCCGCCGGTGGCGTCGCCACGCTGGCCACCCTGCTCGCCGGCTGCGGCAAGGACGACACCGCGAAACCCGCTGCCAGCACCGGAAGTGGCCCGTGGTCGTTCACCGACGACCGCAACCAGAAGGTCGAGGCGGCGGCTCGTCCGACCCGCGTGGTGGCCTTCACGGGGGTGGCTGCCGCCCTGATCGATTTCGGTCTCGACAAGCACCTCGTTGGCGTGTTCGGTGAGACCAAGCGCGCCGACGGCACGGCCGAACCGCAGGCCGGCGACCTGAACATCGAGGCCGTGGAGATCCTCGGCAACGTGTGGGGCGAGTTCAGCCTGGAGAAGTACGCGGCGCTGCGCCCCGAGCTGCTGGTCACCCACATGTACGACCCGGACGCGCTCTGGTACGTGCCGGACGAGAGCAAGGCCAAGATCCTGCCGCTGGCGCCGAGCGTGGCGATCACCACCGCCCGGGTGCCGATGACCAAGCCGATCGAGCGGTACGCCGCGCTGGCCGAGTCGCTCGGCGCGGACCTGTCTGCCAAGAAGGTCACCGACGCGAAGGCCCGCTTCGAGGCCGGTGCCGAGGCGGTCCGCCAGGCGGTGAAGGCCAACCCGGGGATCAAGGTCATGGCCTGCTCCGGCAGCCCCGACCTGTTCTACGTCTCCAACCCCAGGGTGAGCACCGACCTGATGTACTTCGCCGAGCTGGGCGTGGACATCGTGGTCCCCACCAAACTCGAAGCCGGCGACTACTTCGAGGCGCTGAGCTGGGAGAACGCCGGCAAGTTCCCGGCCGACCTGATCCTGCTGGACAACCGCAGCACCGCGTTGCAGCCCAAGGACCTCACCGCGAAGCCCACCTGGCAGCAGCTGCCGGCGGTCAAGGCCAACCAGGTGACCCCGTGGGACACGGTGCCCCGCTTCTCGTACGCCGGCTCCGCGCCGCTGTTGGAGAACCTCGCCACCGCCATCCGGAACGCGAAGAAGGTCAGCTGA
- a CDS encoding FecCD family ABC transporter permease — translation MAAPPPGPPPARRGRQAARAAGLIGAVALLGAVLLLSIAVGAKAMPLGDVWSGLLHRDAAEYAVVHRMRLPRTLLGLIAGAALGVAGAVMQALTRNPLADPGLLGINAGASAAVATAAAFLGVTAIGGYVWFALLGAAVVTALVYAVGGGRGATPARLALAGAALNATLYSYVSAVMLLDTASLERLRFWTVGSLASADSVTVTRVLPFILVGLLVALGAARPLNALALGDDAARALGARPALIRAAVIVAVTLLCGAATAACGPIVFVGLLVPHLVRALTGPDLRWLLPYCAVLAPVLLLGADVLGRVLGRPGELQVGMVTAVLGGPLFLWLVTRGRVAHP, via the coding sequence GTGGCGGCACCACCCCCCGGACCACCGCCGGCGCGACGCGGTCGCCAGGCGGCCCGCGCCGCCGGCCTGATCGGCGCCGTGGCGCTGCTCGGCGCGGTCCTGCTGCTCAGCATCGCGGTCGGCGCGAAGGCAATGCCACTCGGCGACGTCTGGTCCGGGTTGCTGCACCGCGACGCCGCCGAGTACGCCGTGGTGCACCGGATGCGCCTGCCGCGCACCCTGCTCGGGCTGATCGCCGGCGCGGCCCTCGGGGTGGCCGGCGCGGTGATGCAGGCCCTCACCCGCAACCCGCTGGCCGACCCCGGGCTGCTCGGCATCAACGCCGGCGCCTCCGCCGCCGTCGCCACCGCCGCCGCCTTCCTGGGCGTCACGGCCATCGGCGGGTACGTCTGGTTCGCGCTGCTCGGCGCGGCGGTGGTCACCGCGCTGGTCTACGCCGTCGGTGGCGGGCGCGGCGCCACCCCGGCCCGCCTCGCGCTGGCCGGCGCGGCGCTGAACGCCACCCTCTACTCGTACGTGAGCGCGGTGATGCTGCTGGACACCGCCTCGCTGGAGCGGCTGCGGTTCTGGACGGTCGGCTCACTGGCCAGCGCGGACTCCGTGACCGTGACCCGGGTGCTGCCGTTCATCCTGGTCGGCCTGCTGGTCGCGCTCGGCGCCGCCCGCCCGCTGAACGCCCTCGCACTCGGCGACGACGCCGCGCGCGCCCTGGGCGCCCGACCCGCGCTGATCCGGGCCGCCGTGATCGTCGCGGTCACTCTGCTCTGCGGCGCGGCGACCGCCGCCTGCGGGCCGATCGTCTTCGTCGGGCTGCTGGTGCCGCACCTGGTCCGCGCCCTGACCGGCCCCGACCTGCGCTGGCTGCTGCCGTACTGCGCGGTGCTCGCGCCGGTGCTGCTGCTCGGCGCCGACGTGCTGGGCCGGGTGCTGGGCCGACCGGGTGAACTCCAGGTCGGCATGGTCACGGCCGTGCTGGGCGGCCCGCTCTTCCTCTGGCTGGTCACCCGCGGACGGGTGGCCCACCCATGA
- a CDS encoding FecCD family ABC transporter permease — protein sequence MTVIRTPRLSLRFRPRALVVGAGAALLAAGLGLVAVGSGDYPMGVADVLRTLTGGGTPAEQFIVGELRLPRLVTALLVGAALALAGTVFQSLVRNPLGSPDVLGFTQGASTGALVVVVLGGGSLALAGAAVAGGLGSGLLIYALAWRRGVHGYRLILVGIGVAAILTGVNGYLLTRAPLMDAARAVLWLTGSLDGRGWANAGPLLAVTAVLAPLLLIACAPALRMTELGDDTAGALGVPVRRLRLVLLAAAVLLVSFAAAAAGPVSFVALVAPHVAKRLTRAPGPNLVPSMTVGAALLVGADLLAQRAFTGHQLPVGVVTGVIGGGYLVWLLAMERRAGRL from the coding sequence ATGACCGTCATCCGCACCCCCCGACTCTCCCTGCGCTTCCGCCCCCGCGCGCTGGTCGTCGGCGCCGGTGCCGCACTGCTCGCCGCCGGGCTGGGTCTGGTCGCCGTGGGCAGCGGCGACTACCCGATGGGCGTGGCCGACGTGCTACGCACGCTGACCGGCGGCGGCACCCCCGCCGAGCAGTTCATTGTCGGCGAGCTGCGGCTGCCCCGGCTGGTCACCGCCCTGCTGGTCGGCGCCGCTCTGGCGCTGGCCGGCACCGTGTTCCAGTCACTGGTCCGCAACCCGCTGGGCAGCCCGGACGTGCTCGGCTTCACCCAGGGCGCGTCGACCGGTGCGCTGGTGGTGGTCGTCCTCGGCGGCGGCAGCCTGGCGCTGGCCGGTGCGGCCGTGGCCGGCGGGCTCGGCAGCGGCCTGCTGATCTACGCGCTCGCCTGGCGGCGCGGCGTGCACGGCTACCGGTTGATCCTGGTCGGTATCGGCGTCGCCGCGATCCTCACCGGGGTCAACGGCTACCTGCTGACCCGGGCGCCACTGATGGACGCCGCCCGCGCGGTGCTCTGGCTCACCGGCAGCCTGGACGGGCGGGGCTGGGCCAACGCCGGGCCGCTGCTCGCCGTCACCGCCGTGCTGGCGCCTTTGCTGCTCATCGCCTGCGCCCCGGCGCTGCGCATGACGGAGTTGGGCGACGACACGGCCGGCGCCCTCGGCGTGCCGGTGCGCCGGCTGCGCCTGGTGCTGCTCGCCGCCGCGGTGCTGCTGGTCTCGTTCGCGGCGGCCGCCGCCGGGCCGGTGTCCTTCGTGGCGCTCGTCGCGCCGCACGTGGCGAAGCGGCTGACCCGCGCGCCCGGCCCGAACCTGGTGCCGTCGATGACGGTCGGCGCGGCACTGCTGGTCGGTGCCGACCTGCTGGCCCAGCGGGCCTTCACCGGGCACCAGCTTCCGGTCGGTGTCGTGACTGGGGTGATCGGCGGTGGCTACCTGGTCTGGCTGCTGGCCATGGAACGCCGGGCGGGTCGGCTGTGA
- a CDS encoding ABC transporter ATP-binding protein, translating to MHPGSSRLGGTALTLAYDRRTIAEDLTVAVPDRSFTVIIGPNACGKSTLLRALSRMLRPTAGAVLLDGRDIHDVPARKVARTLGLLPQTSIAPDGISVAELVARGRYPHQGLLRQWSREDERVVEESMTATGVADLADRSVDELSGGQRQRVWIAMALAQQTPLLLLDEPTTYLDIAHQIEILDLCARLHEEQGRTLVAVLHDLNHAARYATHLIAMRDGRVVAAGEPASVVTADLVAEVFGLPCRVIDDPETGTPLVIPAARHRATVPAPEPA from the coding sequence ATGCACCCCGGCAGTTCACGGCTCGGCGGCACCGCGCTGACCCTCGCCTACGACCGGCGCACCATCGCCGAGGACCTGACCGTGGCGGTGCCCGACCGGTCGTTCACGGTGATCATCGGTCCGAACGCCTGCGGCAAGTCGACTCTGCTGCGCGCTCTGTCCCGGATGCTGCGCCCGACCGCTGGCGCGGTGCTGCTGGACGGGCGGGACATCCACGACGTACCCGCCCGGAAGGTGGCCCGCACCCTCGGCCTGCTGCCGCAGACGTCGATCGCGCCGGACGGGATCAGCGTCGCCGAGCTGGTCGCCCGGGGCCGGTACCCGCACCAGGGGCTGCTGCGGCAGTGGTCCCGGGAGGACGAACGGGTGGTCGAGGAGTCGATGACCGCAACCGGGGTCGCCGACCTCGCCGACCGGTCGGTGGACGAGCTCTCCGGCGGCCAGCGGCAACGGGTCTGGATCGCCATGGCGCTGGCCCAGCAGACCCCGCTGCTGCTGCTCGACGAGCCGACCACCTACCTCGACATCGCCCACCAGATCGAGATCCTGGATCTCTGTGCCCGGCTGCACGAGGAGCAGGGGCGGACGCTGGTCGCGGTGCTGCACGACCTGAACCACGCCGCCCGCTACGCCACCCACCTGATTGCGATGCGCGACGGGCGGGTGGTGGCCGCCGGCGAGCCGGCCTCGGTGGTCACCGCCGACCTGGTGGCCGAGGTGTTCGGGCTGCCCTGCCGGGTGATCGACGACCCGGAGACCGGCACCCCGCTGGTCATCCCCGCCGCCCGGCACCGGGCCACCGTGCCCGCCCCGGAGCCGGCGTGA